From the Streptomyces sp. NBC_01298 genome, the window CAAGGTCATGGGCAACGCCACCGCCGTGCGCACCATCCGCATCCTGCCGCCCGGCGCCGCCCCCGCCCTCCCGCACCCGGCCCGCGCACTCCAGGCAACCCCCGCACCGGCCCCCGCGGACACCGTCCCGTCCGTGCCTTCGGAGAAGCCCGTCGGCTACCGGGAGGCCATAGCCAAGCATCGTGCCCACCGCTACACCCACCCCCTGGACGCCCGGATCGCCATCGCCCAGCGGGAGCAGATCCGCACCCGGATCATGGAGCCGGAGAGCGCCTTCGCCGAGGGGCGGGCCGAGGCCGAGCGACTGCGCGAGCAGGCAGAACGGGAACGGGCCAGGGGAACTTCGGAGGCCCGCGCCCTGGCCAGGGCCCGCGCCGAGAAGGCCGGACTCACCCACCTGCCGAGCCAGACCACTGTAACCGCGCCCGAGTTCCTGTACCGCACCGCCTGACCCTGGAGACAACGTCCAGAGATGGTCAGCATGCCGCCGCGACAGCCGGCAAGACCCCTGTCGGGTTACTGGCGGAGTTTGTGGGGAGGCCCGCGGATGAGGGCCTCCCCACAGGTGCCTCAGTCCTCGTCGATCCCGGCGTGGCCGAGTCCGTCGTCCAGGGTGATGCGAATGGTTTCCCCGGAGCCGGTGGCGCCGGCGAGTTCGGCCGCGATCCGGTTGTACGCGGTGGTGGCCAGCGCCCAGTCGGCCTCCAGTACGGCGGCGGCGGTGCGGGTGTTCCAGAGCTCGATGAGGACGGCGATGAGCGAGCGCCCCGAGAGGGCGGCCTGGATGCGGCCCTCCTTGACGTCCTCGACGGCGGGCGGGGTGCGGAAGTGGCCGTGGTCGACGGCGAGGGCGGAGAGGAACTCCCAGGTGTCGCGGTGCAGGACCAGCTCGGCCGAGGCGACACCGGCCGCCTTCAGCAGCAGGACCCCGTGGGCGACCTTCGGATCCTCGGGCTGCTCTTCGGGCGTCTGCCCGGAGGTGGCGGGCGCGGGTACGGCATTGGTGGCCGTGCCGCGGTAGGCGGCCTCGATGGCGCTCTTCAGCCCGGCTTCCACCGCCTCGCTCCCGGCGTCCTTCTGCGGATCCTGGCCCTCGGCGTGCTCCATGTTCTCCCCCTGGTCCTCATGATCGGGCAGTGGCTGCTGTACGGACGCTCCGGCGGCTTCCGCTGTGCCGTCCTGGGCAGGCCCGGCGTCCACCCCAGCCCTGGGCACCAGCTGCTGCGGAACGGCAGCCGGTGCTGCGGCTGTGGCGAAGCCGCGCAGGAGGTCGCCGAGGTCGCGCAGCAGCTGTATCTCCTCCCGCACTTCCTCCCGGCCCTCTTGCAGATCGGCGATCATCTTTTCCTGGCGGCGGCGCAGCTCCCGGTTCTCTTCGCGGAGCCCGGTGACGCCGTTCTGGACAACCTCCTGGATCTTCATCCGGGCCTGCGCGAGCTCGCCGTGCAACGCGGACAGACCCACCGTCGGATCGTCCAGACGCTCCAGCTGCTTGCGTGCTCCCCTCAGTTCCCCCAGCGCCTCATCGAACGCCTGTTTCCACCCCACGTGACTCCCTGACTACGTTCAGCTAGCGGACCGCTCGTATCTCCCCATAAGCAGCTCAGCCGACACGATGCTTTCCGGCCCTTCCATGGCTGGCAATCGAGAGATGAGCGCGGGGCCGGTGCCGCCTGGTCTCCCGCCAAGACCGCTTCCCTACGCCGGGTTCAAATCGAGCCCGCGGTGACCGCCCACCCCGGTCGGGGAGCCGACGATCCCGGCGCTTCCCATCACGCGTCGCACCGCCGACGGTGCGACGCTGGACGAAGGGGACCGCAGCGACCTGGAGGTGCTGGTGCCTCGTCCCATCTGGTCCGGAGCGACCTCCTTCGGCCTGGTCACTTCTCTGAACTAAGGGTCGTGGCCTCAATCCGAGCTACAGCGGGCAGGCTCACAACCTGCCCGAATCCACGGAGCTGGCGTAGGGGGCCGTGACCCGTCGCTCATTGGCAACTCCAGCCCAAAACAGCTCCTGCGACCCCACGCCGTCACCCGACCGCAACGCCTGTACGCTGCACGGCAAAAAGGCTGGGTAGCCAACATCCTGGGGTGGGACATGGAAGATCGTGAGCGGTTCACTCTGCTACGGATCACTGGCAAGTACGGCGGCAGCGTGGCCATTGAACTCGACGAATCCGGAGCGTCCGGCATTCCGGACACCAGCGGCGAGCTGATGGTGCACAACGACTTCGTGGCCGGACTCACTCGCACCTACGTCGAGCCGTACGACCTCGCTCCTTGGGAGCACGTGCTGGACGAGGTCGAGGCCGGCCGAGACGCGGTGTGGCGCGAGTGCGCCCGAGTAGCTGAGATTGGCATCCAGCTCGTGGACAGGGAAGACGACCAGGACCAGATCACTGTCACGGTCGCCGACCAGCAGACAACACGGGTGGCCATCAGCCTGGAAGTGAACCGCGGTTGGATCGAAGAACAACGTGAGCTGCTCCATGGAATCCGCGAGGCTTGGAAGCATGTTCACCCGACCGCACTGCGGTAGCTGCCCCGGTACAGCAGCGGAGTACCGCAACCTCTCAAGCGACCCCAGGTCGACCGTGACCGGCGCAGCAGGCCGCTGACTTGGCTCCTTCGCCCAGCGGCGACCAGTCTTTGACCTGAGAATCGCACAAGTCAGTTCAGTCAACACGGCCGATCAAGGTGGTGCCGGCCACCGAGTCGCACGACATCTCCTTCCGGCAGATCCACACCGCCGACGGCGGGCGGGTCCGGTACCGCAAGGTGTGCGAGCTCGACGGCCAGGAACTCCGCCAGGACGAGATCGTGCGCGGCTACGAGACCGCGACCGGCACGCTGATCCCGGTTACCGACCAAGACCTCGACGCCATGCCGCTGCCCACTGCGCAAGCCATCGACATCGTCACCTTCGTGCCCGCGGCCTCCATCGACCCGATCCAGATCGGCGCCTCCTACTACCTGGCCGCGACCGAACCCGTCTCCGCGAAGCCGTACACGCTCCTGCGGCAAGCACTGGAGCGCAGCGCGAAGGTGGCGGTGGCGAAGTTCGCGCTGCGCGACCGGGAACGGCTCGGGCTCCTGCGGGTCAAGGGCGATGTGATCATGCTGCACGCGCTCCGCTGGCCGGACGAGATCCGCTCACCCTCTCAGGTCCCCGTCCCGGACACCGCGGTGTCGGAGGCGGAGGTGGAGGCGGAGGCGGCCGTACGGCTCGCGGAGATCCTCACCGGCACCGACCTGTCAGACATGCGCGACACCTACCGGGACGCGCTGGAGGAAGTCATCTCCGCGAAGTCCGCCACCGGCGCCCTGCCCGCGGCAAGCGGGGATGAGGCGCCGCCGGCGTCGGCGGAGGTTGTCGACCTGATGGGCATGCTGGAGAAGTCCGTGCAGGACGCGAAGAGCACCCGGGCCGAGCCCGCCACCGTGCACCCGCTCCCCGGCAAGAAGACGGCCGCGAAGAAGACCACGCCCAAGAAGACAGCAGCGAAGGGAAAACCCCGGCGAAGCGCCTGACACAACGCCCCTGCGGGGGTCCTTTGCGACGCCTGGACACCCAGCCCCTCGCCCCCGAAGGGACGCCCGCAACCTGGGTTTCGCGAAATCCCCTGCTGCTCGATGTAGGGGAACTGGTGCAGGACGTGCACGTCCTGTGTGGCGAGCACCATGTTCAGGCACGGCGTCGGGCTTACGACGGGCAGCTCTCAGGCGGTGTCCCCGTCGTGCTCCCAGGCGAGGACAATCTCATCTGCGCCGGTGAATACTCAGGAACTGGAGTGTCAGCGGGGGATGGAGGGGTGCCAGTTGCCTCCTGTGGCGCGGACAGTGGCGCGCCACGCCTCAGAGCCCGGCCTTGATTTCAGGATTCGGCTGATTGGCGAAGAGGTGAGGGCTGAAGAGAGGCGCCCAAAGCGTGACGGGGCACCTGCCGGACGGCTTGATCCGGAACCAATGCAGGTGCCCCCCGGGGAGGCTCCGCTTCCCCTCCATCAACGTAGCGGCTCGGGGGAGTAGGAGTGGACGCGGCAACTCGCCACTCCAAAACTTTCAGGACATTGACTACGGGTAGTTACCAGCCAAAATAAAATCCCCCACAGGTTCGACGTGTAAGGATCGGCGCTTCTGCTGAAAGAGAGACCGCCTTCGGTTCGGCCGAAATTCCGGAAGTCGGTTTCCATTTCCTTGCAGATGAGCGACGGATTGGATGCTTCTTTTCCGTTAATCGACTAGGGGGATCTGCGTGTATTTGAAGAGACTGTTGCCGTCTGCGGCAGCGGTGATCGCTGTGTCGATGCCCGCCGCGGCGTTCGCCGCGCCATCGCCGTCCGCGTCACCAGGTACTGCTTCTCCAGTTCAGGGCGCTGGGCTGGGTCAAAGGGACCTCTCCTCCATCCTGACCGCTGCGGGGGTGCCGACGCCTGGAGGACCGTCGGGTAGCCCATCCCCGTCCGGGACCCCGGATGCAAGGAGCGGGTCTGCGGCAGCCGAAGAAAAGTTCTGGACTCCTGAGCGGATAGCCCAGGCCAAACCAGTTGACGAGCAAGCTGCGCGCACGGCAAATCGAAACCTCCCAGCACCTGCTAAGGGTTCCGGCATCCCGGATGCCACGGGGGTTTCCGAGAAGAATGACCAAATCGGACTGTTCTTCTTTGCTGCTGGTGGTGGTTACCGTTTTTGCGCCGGCACCGTAGTTCCGTCGCAGGGAAAGAATCTGGTGGCCACGGCCGCCCACTGCTTCGACGGGTCCACGCCCGCCAAGCACCTGGTCTTCATCCCCGGCCACGCGGAGAGCACACCCCGCCCCTTCGGTGTCTTCCCTGTCGCACCCTCGAAGATCCACATGACCCCCGCATACAAGGCCCTCGGCGGGTCCCACACCGCAACCGACACGGACTTCGCGTTCGCCGCCACCGCGCCCCGGGCCGATGGCAAGAACGTGGAGGAGGTCGTGGGCTCGGTCCCTCTCGCCTTCAGCGCCGGCTTCGACCACCCCAGCACCAAGGTCGTCGGCCTTGAGCCGAACAAACCTCTGACCGAGTGCATCGCCCCGATGAAGCAGTTCACCACCGCCACGTCAGGAGACTGGGCCGGCGGCACCTTCAGCCAGGTCAACTGCGCCGAATCGGCGCAGAGCACCTCGGGCGGCCCCTTTATCGTCAACATCGACGGCCACTCCACGCTGGTCGGCGTCGTAGGCGGCTGGAAGACCGGAGGCGACGAGCCCGGCGCAAGGTACGGCTCGTACCTCGACGACGACGCCAAGAACCTCTACGAGGAAGCGGCGCAATCCCAGCCACAGCCCGCGCCCTTGCCCTCGGCCAGCACTGCTCCCGGATCCACGAGCAAGCCGACCAAGAAGCCAGACGTGCCTACCGCGACGCCCAGCCCTACGCCGGTGAACCTTCTGGCAGCTGAGCTGGAAGCGTTCTGGACCCCGGAGCGTATGCAACAGGCGAAGCCGGTGGCCGAACAGGAGGCACGCGAAGCCCTGCTTCCTCCGGAGGCGCGCACCCCGGCCACCACCTTCACCTCCCCGTCGAAGGAGTTCGGAGGACTCAAGGAGGTCGGAACGTTCTTCTACGCCCAGAACGACCAATACCGTTTCTGTGCCGGTACCGTCGTTCCTTCCCCCGGCAAGAACATCGTCGCCACCGCCGCGCACTGCTTCGACGGCAACGACCAGACCACCAAGCTGGTGTTCGTCCCGAAACACAATGGGACGACACCGCGCCCGTACGGAGTCTTTCCGATTGCCGTCGGCCAGATCTACATGGACCCGGCCTACAAAGCGCCCAACGGTGACCACACTGCCACCGACCTCGACTTCGCGTTCCTGAGGACTGGTCCGCGGGCCGACGGGAAGAACCTTGAAGACGTGGTGGGCGCCATCCCACTCGCCCTGAACCAGGGCTTCACCCACCCGGACACACAGGTCATCGGCTACCCCTACCTGCCCGGTGACGACAAGTACAAGCCGAACCAGAACCCTCTGACGTGCACCACGCCCACCAAGAAATACACCACCGCCAACGCGGACGGCTGGACGGGCGGCACGTTCACCGAGGTCAACTGCCAGGGCTACGTCTCCGGCACCTCCGGCGGCCCCTTCCTGATCAAGATGGGCACCGGGCGCGGCCTCGCCGGCGTCACCGGCGGCTGGAAGACCGGAGGCCACTCACCTGACACCTCCTACAGCTCCTACTTCGGAGACGACGTCAAGCGCATCTACGACGCCGCCGTGGCAGGCAAGCAGCCCCAGCCCAAGCCCGGGTCCGCTCTGCCGCCCGGCGAAACCTGGCGGGACTACACCCGGGGAATCGCTTCCGGCTACTTCACCGTCGACGGTGACGACATCGACGAAGACCGCATGGACATGTTCGTCTGGTGGAAGGACGGCGAGGTCAGCCTGTACCGCGGCGCAACTCCGCAGAAGGGCTACTTCGACAAGGAGATCCGTGTCCAGGCACCGAACTCCACCTGGCGTGACTACGCCGTCGAAGTCACCGCGGGGAACTTCACCGGCGATGAGGGATCAGACATCATCGTCCGCTGGAAAGACGGCGAGGTCACGCTGTACCCCTCCGTTGACGAGAAGGGGTTCCACGGCGAGATCCAGCTCCTCGCGCCCAACGACACCTGGAAGCAGCACGCCCAGCAGATGACTACCGGCCGCTTCTCCAGCAACGGCCGCCAGGATGACCTCGTCGTCCGCTGGTCCGATGGCGAGGTCAGCCAGTACACCGACGTCTCTGAGCGAGGCATCGGAACAGAAACCATGGCCCAGGCCCCGAACGAGACCTGGACACACGCTGCGGAGATCGCCTCGGGCGACTACACCGGCAACGACAACTGGGACCTGATCATCCGCTGGAGCGACGGAGAACTCACCAACTACCAGGACTTCAAGGGCAACCTGGCCGCCTCCAAGGAGAACCGGCTGCAAGCGCCCAACTCGACCTGGAGCCACGCCACCATCCTCTCCGGCGGCGACTACACGGAAAACCCGTGGCCCGACGACACCATCGTCCGCTGGACCGACGGCGAGATGACTCTGTACGCGGACGGCAACGGCACCACGATCGGCGCGGAGAACAAGCTCGTCAGCCCGGCCCTCTGACCTTCCGGACACCCCAGAGCGGATCTGGGGCCGCTCCAATATCGGACCTATCAGCAGGGAGAGAAATGAATCGCATGAAGATAGCCTCGGTCGTTGCCGCCTGCACCCTCCCCATAGCGGCTCTGCAGGTCGCCGGCGCCGGTACGTCGACTGCAGCCCCCACCGCAGTCCCCTTGGACTGCGCCACCTGGGTCAGCGGTCCCGGCCAGTCGGGCAACGTCACCTGCACGACGAGTGTGACCTCACGTTTCCGTGCCAAGGTCTACTGCTCCCGTAGTGGCGGAAGCCAGTTCATCGTGTGGGGACCATGGATACACGAGGGCGTTTCCATGGCGACGTGCTCCCTGAACGGAACGGCGGGCGTGGCGTACATCGCCTATGAGACCGGCAACAAGGGATGAGCGCTCCTGGCCGGTCGATGGAAGGCGGCGTCCTGTCGGCCGGCCAGGGAACCCACAGGCCGAGTACTACGTCTCTCCTCGCAGGAGAGCCGCCAAGGGAACGGAAGCGTATGAACCTCAGCGACCAGAACGGCTCCGCTTCCTCTCGCGCTGCCGACAAGGAGCCCCGCTACGCCAACCGGCGCCGCCTGACCAGAGTGGGCGCGATAGCCGTGCTGCTTGTAGCCAGCACCGCAGTGGCGTGCAGCAACCGCAATGACGATTCCGCAGACGCTGCGCCTGCCACGTCCTCGCCCGCTTCGAACTGGCCAGGCAACGGTGATCCCGCTACGGAAGCCTTCCGCACCCATCTTGCGAGAAGCGAAGCGGGCAAGGAACTCCTGGCAATCTCCATGCACGTGATGACCGAGGAAGCCGGTCCGCCTCTGGCCATCCGGATCGTCACCAACCTCGACCGTGAACTCCGGGACTCCGACTCACCCGACGTGCCGAAGGCAGTGAAGATAGCCAAGGCCTTCGCCGACTGGCACACCGACGAGTTCAAGGACCACGGGACAGTCAAGATCGGCAATCCTGCGACCGAGGTGATGGCCACAGTGAGCTGGTGACGGTGGGAATCCCCATCGGCGGCCTCTCCATACAGTGCTCGTCCAGCAGCCAGCAGACTGACTGATGAGCACGTGCGGGAGGTCGAGCATGGCTCGATGCGGAACCCGCGTCGATGCCCCATTCGCCGAGAGCGGCCTCCGGCCGGACTCACCGTGCCCAGGCGGCGCGGCTGAGTGCTGGGAACGGCCGTAGCCGTTCGCGATGGCCGGCGCGTAACTGCCACCTGTTCCGTGCCCAGCTTCCGGCCCCCTCCCGGAACAGTCGGAGGTCTTGCCGGGGGCGTCCTTCCTGCAGGTGAGCAGGCGGGCCCGAAAACCTCGTCGGGCTCGCCTCCTTCGCGGCGGTCGGTGTGACCGCTCTGCGAAGTAGCGAGCCCGTGGCCGTGTACAGGGTTTCGCTGTCCACGTCTGGAGGCCATCTGCTGGTCGCCATCATTGAGGCGCCCACGGCCTGAATCTTTAGCCGCAGCTGGAACGGTAGTACGACTCGTTGCCCCACAGCGCTTCAGCGGCCGACGCGTACGAGGTGACGCCGGCCTTGACGTCGCCGCTCTGCGCGAAGTACTTGCCCTTCACCGAAGAGCCGTGGCAGTTCTTGCCGTGGTAGAAGTTCGAGTAGACCTGGTCGCTGCTGTTGGTGCCGTAGAACCACTTGCCACCGCTGACATCGACCGACTGTGCCAGGGCCGGCGTGGCAAGACCTACGACGATGAAACCAGCCGCGACGGCAGCCTTGATACGGGTACTGACCTGCATGTTTGTAGCTCCACTCAACTTTCCGGTCACGGACATGACCGGGAACGAGCCCTCATAGTGCAGACACGTAAACCCAAGATCAATCAAAATATGCGTTTGGCTTGAACAGCACTTCCAGCCCCCTGGGGGGGCTCAGCCCTAGGGGTTGCCGGGGTTTGCGGGGCCAAAGTTCACCAGAAATGGACGAAGCCCCTCTGCACTGCTGGCTGAAACAAGCCGTCACCATCGCGCCCTCAACGCCGACTTGAGCGCTGAGAACCAGCTCGGCCCCACTCGTAGCCCGTCATCCCTGTCCGACCCCTGCGAGGCCGACGAGTCCGCGCTGCAGCTGCTCACATCACCTTCTGGCTGGTCAGCGATCGGGCGCGTGCTGAATCGTCCGCTCCTCGATCCACCGAATCGCGGCCCACCCAACCCTGCGCAGCATGTGGACGCAGAAGTCGGCGGCCGCACAGCCGGCGCCGGCCAGGCCCTTCTCTAGCGGCCTGAAACTTGATCGCTTCGGAGATGTGTGGCGCGGAAGGGGGGCGAGGGCGGCATGCCCCGGTGGGGCTCACAGCAGCACGAATCCGCCGTCACTTCTCAGCCACCAGCCCGCGCAGGCCAGTTGACCTGCGGAAACTTGCCGAACCCTTACAGGGCTAGGGATGCACAGACATCGGCAGACCCGTGAGGTGAGGGCTGTTTCTAGCCATACCAAATATTTGTATTGATCTTGGGTTTACGTGTCTGCACTATGAGGGCTGCCCCGGTCGTGTTTGCGACCGGAAAGTTGAGTTGGAGCTACAAACATGCAGGTCAGTACCCGTATCAAGGCTGCCGTCGCGGCTGGTTTCATCGTCGTAGGTCTTGCCACGCCGGCCCTGGCGCAGACCGTCGAGGTCAGCGGTGGCAAGTGGAGCTACGGCACCAACAGCAGCGACCAGGTCTACTCGAACTTCTACCACGCCTCGAAGTGCCACGGCTCGTCGGTGAAGGGCAAGTACTTCGCGCAGAGCGGCGACGTCAAGGGCGGCGTCACCTCGTTCGCGTCGGCCGCTGAAGCGCTGTGGGGCAACGAGTCGTACTACCGTTCCAGCTGCGGCTAAAAACTAGGCTGCGGGCCTCCGGTAGCGATGCCTGACTGTCGCTAGGGGGGCGGGGACCGGTCCCCGCCCCCCAGCCGGGGCCATCAGCCCCATAGAAATGCGTTGCACGCAAATGCAACCAAATCCCCCCACGCGCTCCGAACTAGGTTGTCGATGCTGCACCGAGGTATCAAATTCATCTACGCCGCCGTCTTCGCGTTCTCCGCGGTGGTGGCGTTCCTGTTCGTGCGGGGGCTGGACGAGGACTGGGTTCTCGGCCACTCGTCCGTAGTCTGGGTGCTCGACGCCGACGACTCGGTCAGCGGGGCGCAGGTGGCCCGCGACATCACCGCGTTCGCTGGCGACCACAGACTTTCGGTAGCCCGCGAAGTACCCGATCTGAAGGACCCCGATGGCCTTCGGCACCTGTACCTCACCTCGGGCGACCCGGGCTCAGAGGCGGCGTCATGGCTGAACGAGGGCTACCCGTCCTTCGGCCGTGACTACCAAACCGAGGTGCATCCGCTCACCGATATCGGGCAGCGAGACCCCCGGGGCTTCTACTACGTCTTCGGCCCGGAAGGTTCCGACGAGGCACTGGTGGCCCAGTTCAAGAGCCTCGGCCTGCGCGCCAGCGCCCACCACCCGCTGTCTGTCGCGGAACTGACCCCCTTCTACGCGGACGGGGTCCTTGCCTGGTCTCTCCTGGTGGTCGCTCTCGCCGCCGTGACCATGACCGGAGCCAGTGTCCTGCTCAATGCCAAGGCGTACGGAGTACTTCGCCTGCAGGGCAGATCCTTCATCGACATCCTGCTCCGAGACCTGCGCCAGCTGGCAAGGTTCGCCGTGATCGCAGCCGCCGCGGTGGCAGGCGGGGTCCTACTGCTGCTCGGCTTCTACAACACATACGCCTGGCTCGGCCTGTTCACTTCGGTGACACTGGGCCTCGCGGGCATCCTCATCGTCTTGATCCTGGCGACCCACGCGGCCGTACTCGCCCTGACCTTCAGGACCGATGTCCTTCGCGCTCTCAAGGGTGAACTCCCCGCCCGGGCAGCATCCCTTTCGGCCTACCTCGTCCGCATACCCGCTCTGGCGCTCGCACTCAGCATCGCCACCTCCGCCGCCTTGGCCGGCCAGGACGTCCTGGCTCGCCAGGACAGCCAGGAGATTTACGCGCAGGTGGGCGACACCGCTGCCATCCGCCTCAATGGCAGCCTGGGTGGAGACGACGAGATCAAGCAGATGCAAAAACGCGTGGGCGGATGGCTTCGGCAATCCGACGCGGCGGGAAAACTCATCGTCGCCGGGCGCAGAGAACTCCACGACATCGCCCCCGGTTCCGGCCTGCCCCAGGGCGAGATGCTCATCGTCAACGAAACCTTCCTCACCAAGCAGTCCCTCGTTGACCTCACCGGACACCGGTACGCCCCCATGCCCCAGGACGGCAAGAGCCCCGACAAGCATGCCGTGCGGCTCCTCGTGCCCGAGTCCCTCAAGCAGCACAGCGCGACCATCGCTGCGGAGCTCCCAGGCATCCTCAGCCCGGCCGATCCAGAGCGCATCCGCCAGAGCCAGGTACAGACATTCCCGGCGAAGAGCGGCCAGCGCGTCTTCGGCTACAACCCCGGAGACCAAGCCCACACCGCCGCACGCAACACGAAGGAAGACCGCTCACTCGTGGATGATGCGGTCCTGGTAGTGGTCCCCAACGGATCGACCTACCTGACCGACAACGCCTACACCGCGTTCGCCACCCAGGGCGGAGTGGTCTTCCCCAACCCCGCCGACATCCAGGCCGGCATCGACACAAACAAGCTGCAGAACGACGTCATAGCCATCAGGCCGGTCGGCCAGAACGCAGCCCTGCAGATGCGGGACGCGGTCAACGACTTCCGGCTGTATCTGTTCAACCTCGCGGTCGCCGTGGTCGTGCTGGTCATCACCGGGGTCGGCGTGGCCATCGTCTACTCCCGGAAGAACGCCCAGGCCATCTTCGTCAAGCACATCAGCGGCTGGAGATTCACCGCAAGCCACCGCTCCGTACTCGGGGTCGAGGGAGTTCTCGCTCTTCTGCTGGCCGGCTGGGTGCCCTTCAAGGTCTGGCAGCAAAACCAGGACCTGGAAGAGTTCAAGGCCATGGGCATGCCCGCACCCAGCGCGCCGGTGCACATCAGTGCTTTGGACCTGACCCTGACCAGTGGGCTTGTCGCAATCGAGGTCGGGGCCGTGCTCCTCGCGCTGGCAGCCTTCCACCGCCGCATCGTCAAGGAAGGGGCAACCGAAGGATGACCCCCGTTCGCACCCCTTCACGCAGCAGGAGCACCCCCATGATCAACATTGAAAAACTGTCAAAGTCCTTCGGGCCACGGACCCTGTGGTCGGACGTCACACTGACCGTCAAGCGCGGCGAAATGCTCGCTCTCGTCGGCCCCAGCGGATCTGGAAAGTCCACCCTCCTCAACTGCCTCGGATTGCTTGAGGCGCCGAGCAAGGGGGCGATCCTGCATGAGGGCAAGGACATCACCCGGTTCAACGCACGTCAGACCAGGCGGTTCCGCCGTGAGGTACTCGGCTACCTCTTCCAGAACTACGCCCTGATCGAAAATGCCACCGTCGCCGCCAACCTGGAGGCAGCCGTCAAGCCACGGCGGTCACTCAGGAACAGCACCCACGTCACCATCGCCGACGCCCTCGACCGCGTCGGGCTCGCCGGGCGCGAGAAGGAGAAAATCCACTACCTCAGCGGCGGCGAACAGCAGCGCGTCGCCCTTGCCCGGCTCATGGTCAAGCAGCCGGCACTCGTACTCGCGGACGAACCGACCGGCGCACTGGACCACACCAACACCGCCATGGTCGTCGACATCCTGCGCGAGATGAGCGATGCCGGATGCGCCGTAGTCATCGCCACCCACAATGACTACGTGCGCGATCGCTGCGACACAGTCTTCGCAGCCGATGCAACGTCCCCCTCAGGGCCACAGACCCGCCCCATGACCGCAGCCCCCCACCGCCTGGCGACCGCGAACCTCGAGGGCCAGCCACGTACCGCCCTCTGAGTACCCCGATCTGTTGGTCGAACGAGGGTCCCCTTCAGGTGACCGGGGTGGCTTCAGGGCGCGGAGACAGGGCCTCCCGGTAGCTCGGGAGGCATCTTCGCCAACTAGATTCGGACGCAGGGTGGGACGTCGGCTGGATTCCTGGTGCCGCTGGTATTGCTGGCCGAGTGGCGTTGGGTACGTCAGCCGCATCTAGCTCTGTCACAGGCAAGGTTGTCCCGGCTCTCACGTGGTCTCCTCGCAGCCACGCGGGAGCCGGCAGCATGTACCGGAGATGCCAGGACAGGTCTGGCGTGCAGAAAAGCTGTACTTCCCGCCGGATCCGCTCCCAGCCTCATCGCCCCATGCCGCCCTGAATCCAGCGCTCTGGTTCGGGACGGCCGCACGGACCATCATGCCCTCGCGTTCCGCAGCACCTACAGGGTCGTCGAGGGTGCTCCAGCCTTGCTCGGCCGGGTCCCTGCCTGCAGCCCGGCAGTGAGCTGGGCGATCATGCGGGTGCCGTCGAGGAGAAAGGTGCGCGCGCTCCCGGGTGGCCCGGCCACAATCACGGCCACGGAATGCTCCTGGGCCACGGCTCCTCTGTCTAAAGGATTAGTCCCTCGGCGAGGACCGCTGGTTTCCGCCTCGT encodes:
- a CDS encoding DUF5959 family protein, whose product is MEDRERFTLLRITGKYGGSVAIELDESGASGIPDTSGELMVHNDFVAGLTRTYVEPYDLAPWEHVLDEVEAGRDAVWRECARVAEIGIQLVDREDDQDQITVTVADQQTTRVAISLEVNRGWIEEQRELLHGIREAWKHVHPTALR
- the ku gene encoding non-homologous end joining protein Ku — its product is MPATESHDISFRQIHTADGGRVRYRKVCELDGQELRQDEIVRGYETATGTLIPVTDQDLDAMPLPTAQAIDIVTFVPAASIDPIQIGASYYLAATEPVSAKPYTLLRQALERSAKVAVAKFALRDRERLGLLRVKGDVIMLHALRWPDEIRSPSQVPVPDTAVSEAEVEAEAAVRLAEILTGTDLSDMRDTYRDALEEVISAKSATGALPAASGDEAPPASAEVVDLMGMLEKSVQDAKSTRAEPATVHPLPGKKTAAKKTTPKKTAAKGKPRRSA
- a CDS encoding lactococcin 972 family bacteriocin, which produces MQVSTRIKAAVAAGFIVVGLATPALAQTVEVSGGKWSYGTNSSDQVYSNFYHASKCHGSSVKGKYFAQSGDVKGGVTSFASAAEALWGNESYYRSSCG
- a CDS encoding trypsin-like serine protease, whose product is MATAAHCFDGSTPAKHLVFIPGHAESTPRPFGVFPVAPSKIHMTPAYKALGGSHTATDTDFAFAATAPRADGKNVEEVVGSVPLAFSAGFDHPSTKVVGLEPNKPLTECIAPMKQFTTATSGDWAGGTFSQVNCAESAQSTSGGPFIVNIDGHSTLVGVVGGWKTGGDEPGARYGSYLDDDAKNLYEEAAQSQPQPAPLPSASTAPGSTSKPTKKPDVPTATPSPTPVNLLAAELEAFWTPERMQQAKPVAEQEAREALLPPEARTPATTFTSPSKEFGGLKEVGTFFYAQNDQYRFCAGTVVPSPGKNIVATAAHCFDGNDQTTKLVFVPKHNGTTPRPYGVFPIAVGQIYMDPAYKAPNGDHTATDLDFAFLRTGPRADGKNLEDVVGAIPLALNQGFTHPDTQVIGYPYLPGDDKYKPNQNPLTCTTPTKKYTTANADGWTGGTFTEVNCQGYVSGTSGGPFLIKMGTGRGLAGVTGGWKTGGHSPDTSYSSYFGDDVKRIYDAAVAGKQPQPKPGSALPPGETWRDYTRGIASGYFTVDGDDIDEDRMDMFVWWKDGEVSLYRGATPQKGYFDKEIRVQAPNSTWRDYAVEVTAGNFTGDEGSDIIVRWKDGEVTLYPSVDEKGFHGEIQLLAPNDTWKQHAQQMTTGRFSSNGRQDDLVVRWSDGEVSQYTDVSERGIGTETMAQAPNETWTHAAEIASGDYTGNDNWDLIIRWSDGELTNYQDFKGNLAASKENRLQAPNSTWSHATILSGGDYTENPWPDDTIVRWTDGEMTLYADGNGTTIGAENKLVSPAL
- a CDS encoding lactococcin 972 family bacteriocin is translated as MQVSTRIKAAVAAGFIVVGLATPALAQSVDVSGGKWFYGTNSSDQVYSNFYHGKNCHGSSVKGKYFAQSGDVKAGVTSYASAAEALWGNESYYRSSCG
- a CDS encoding ATP-binding cassette domain-containing protein — protein: MINIEKLSKSFGPRTLWSDVTLTVKRGEMLALVGPSGSGKSTLLNCLGLLEAPSKGAILHEGKDITRFNARQTRRFRREVLGYLFQNYALIENATVAANLEAAVKPRRSLRNSTHVTIADALDRVGLAGREKEKIHYLSGGEQQRVALARLMVKQPALVLADEPTGALDHTNTAMVVDILREMSDAGCAVVIATHNDYVRDRCDTVFAADATSPSGPQTRPMTAAPHRLATANLEGQPRTAL
- a CDS encoding DUF721 domain-containing protein produces the protein MTDTINTAQAPAGSGIDLARQALAAARAAAQQRGDRPSGSRKAHRPRTTRQPDGREPIGFAALLANLVTDRAWELPSAGGSLSDEWQSIAGDLTGHVALAGYDAGTGELAVRPVSNPYATAVRLRTPTLIEAANKVMGNATAVRTIRILPPGAAPALPHPARALQATPAPAPADTVPSVPSEKPVGYREAIAKHRAHRYTHPLDARIAIAQREQIRTRIMEPESAFAEGRAEAERLREQAERERARGTSEARALARARAEKAGLTHLPSQTTVTAPEFLYRTA